A window of Fusobacterium sp. DD2 contains these coding sequences:
- a CDS encoding DUF308 domain-containing protein, whose amino-acid sequence MSVKTYRWISLLSGVLLVIFSFMMLGNPASGLIAVSIFLGIAFVVHGFGELSMYFTLPHDVKSAWLLVGGLISAIFGLWILTAQGTVSLSIALPFILASWIMFFGILRIVASMSLRAFSIHLSNVNIVLGILGIVLGVVMLNHPAIGSSIITIVIFLIFFCQGIGSIANFLWCSKLDK is encoded by the coding sequence ATGAGTGTAAAAACATATCGTTGGATTTCACTTTTATCAGGTGTTTTATTGGTTATCTTTAGTTTTATGATGCTTGGAAATCCTGCATCAGGATTAATAGCAGTTTCAATTTTTTTGGGAATTGCCTTTGTTGTACATGGTTTTGGGGAACTTTCAATGTATTTTACATTACCACATGATGTAAAAAGTGCTTGGCTTTTAGTAGGTGGACTTATTTCAGCTATATTTGGATTGTGGATTTTAACAGCTCAGGGAACAGTAAGTTTGAGTATTGCTTTACCATTTATACTTGCCAGTTGGATAATGTTCTTTGGTATTCTGAGAATTGTAGCATCAATGAGTTTAAGAGCTTTTTCAATACATCTTTCTAATGTAAATATTGTTCTTGGAATTCTGGGGATAGTGTTAGGAGTAGTTATGTTAAATCATCCTGCCATTGGAAGTAGCATTATAACTATTGTAATATTTTTAATTTTTTTCTGTCAGGGAATAGGAAGTATAGCTAATTTCTTATGGTGTAGTAAATTAGATAAATAG